CCCGGCTCTGGGCGCGGGTCAACGCGAAGATCGAGCCCGAGTGGATCGAGCCGCTCGCCGGGCACCTGCTGAAGCGCGCGTACTCGGAGCCGCACTGGGAGAAGGACCAGGCGGCCGTCATGGCGTACGAGAAGGTGACGCTGTACGGCGTGCCGATCGTCGCCCAGCGGAAGGTCAACTACGGGCGCATCGACCCGGAGGTGTCCCGCGAGCTGTTCATCCGGCACGCCCTGGTGGAGGGCGACTGGCGCACCCACCACAAGTTCTTCGCCGACAACCGGAAGCTGCTCACCGAGGTCGAGGAGCTGGAGCACCGGGCGCGGCGCCGCGACATCCTCGTGGACGACGAGACACTGTTCGACTTCTACGACCAGCGGGTCCCCGAGCACGTCGTGTCGGGCGCGCACTTCGACTCGTGGTGGAAGCACAAGCGGCGCGACGAGCCCGAACTGCTCGACTTCGAGCGGGAGATGCTCATCAACGAGAAGGCGGGCGCGGTCACCAAGGCCGACTACCCCGACTCGTGGCGGCAGGGCCCGCTCAAGTTCCGTGTGACGTACCAGTTCGAGCCGGGCGCCGACGCGGACGGCGTCACCGTCCACATCCCGCTCCAGGTGCTGAACCAGGTCACCGACGAGGGCTTCGACTGGCAGATCCCGGGCCTGCGCGAGGAGGTCGTGACGGAGCTGATCCGCTCCCTCCCGAAGCCGATCCGCCGCAACTACGTACCGGCGCCGAACTTCGCGAAGCGGTTCCTGGACACGGCGGCGCCCAGCGCGGAGCCCCTGGCGGCCGTGCTGGCGCGGGAGCTGAAGCGCATGGTGGGCGTCCCGGTGGCGGCGGACGACTTCGACTGGGCGAAGGTCCCCGACCACCTGAAGATCACGTTCCGGATCGTGGACGAGCGGCGCCGGAAGCTCGCCGAGGACAAGGACCTGGAGACGCTGAAGCTGAGGCTGCGGCCCAAGGCCCGCCAGGCCCTGTCGAAGGCCGCGGCGGCCGCCACGGCGGGCCCCTCGGGGCAGGGCCAGTCGCTGGAGCGCACGGGCCTGACGGACTGGACGATCGGCACGCTCACGCGCGTCTTCGAGACCCGCCGGGCGGGCCAGCCCGTGAAGGCGTACCCGGCGCTGGTCGACCAGGGCGAGAGCGTCGCCGTACGCCTCTTCGACACGGAGGCCGAGCAGGCGCGGGCGATGTGGCGGGGCACCCGGAAGCTGATCATGCTGAACATCCCGGTGAACCCGGCGAAGTTCGCCTCCGACCGGCTGACGAACCAGCAGAAGCTCGCCCTGTCCCGCAATCCGCACGGCTCGGTCCAGGCCCTCTTCGAGGACTGCGCGACGGCGGCGGCGGACCGGCTGATCGCCGACCGCGGCGGCCCGGCGTGGGACGAGGCGTCGTACCGGAAGCTGTACGACGAGGTCCGCGCCGACCTCGTCGAGCTGACCGTGCGGACGGTTGACCAGGTGCAGCAGATCCTGGCCGCCTGGCAGGCGTGCGAGCGCCGCCTGAAGGCCACCAGCAGCCTGGCGCTGGTGGCCAACGTCCAGGACGTACGGGAGCAGCTCGCGGCGCTCATGCCGCCCGGGTTCGTCACGGCGACGGGCCTGCGGCGGCTGCCGGACCTGATGCGGTACCTGGTGGCGGTGGACCGCCGGCTCCAGCAGATGCCGACGTCAGTGCAGCGGGACACGACCCGCATGGAGAAGGTCCACGAGATGCGGGACGAGTACGCGTGGCTGCTGGAGCAGTTCCCGAAGGGGCGCCCGGTGCCGCAGGAGGTCCTGGACATCCGCTGGATGATCGAGGAGCTGCGGGTCAGCTACTTCGCGCACGCGCTGGGCACGGCGTACCCGGTGTCGGACAAGCGGATCGTGAAGGCGATCGACGCGGCGGCGCCGTGATCACGCGGTCGCCGTGGGTGAGTTCGACCGCACGGTCCGAGCTGCTGTAGAGTCTCTCTCGCAGCCAAGGAGCGAACGGCTGCGAAACCTGGTCCTGTGGAGCAGTTTGGAGTGCTCGCCACCCTGTCAAGGTGGAGGCCGCGGGTTCAAATCCCGTCAGGACCGCAAAACCCGAGGCCCGCACCGCTGGTGCGGGCCTCGGTCGTTTCAGCGGCCGTTTCAGCGGTCGGGAAGCAGCCGGGTGCGGAGCTGCTGAAACGCGGTCGGCTGCGGCCGTCGCGGCAGGAAGGCGCTGATCCGCCGGGCGCAGTCGAGCGGGCTCACCGTGGTCGTGTCGCACTCGATGTCGTACAGGCCGTGCGCGTGGACCCGCTGGAGCTGCCGGGCCGCGAGACCGGCCGGGCGGTCACCGCGCTCCCGCTCACGCCGCTGGAGCTCCTCCGGCGAGCACCGTACGCCGACGAGGACGACGTCCCGGGCGTCGAAGAGGTCCAGGCAGTCCAGCAGACGCCACTCCTCGCTCAGCACGTGGTCGACCACGACGTTGTTCCCCGCGGCGGCCATGCCGGCGACCGCCCGGTGAAAGCCCGCCCAGGTGCGCCGCAGGACGCCGGGCAGCTCCTCCGGAGGGACCTCCCGGCGGCTGCGCATCGCGTGGAACGCGTCCACCGGCAGGTGGAAGTAGGGCCCGTCCAGGACCCCCAACAGCTCCCTGGCGATGCTGGACTTGCCCGAACTGGAGGTCCCGTTCAGAAAGACGATCAGGCCGCCACGGCCGGACGCGGCGTGGGCGCCCTGCTTCACCCCCACCAGTCCTCACCGGCGTGCCAGTGCCGCACCCACTCCTCGAAGCCCCACGCGCGGTCCCCGGGCGCCGGTACCGCCCCGACGTCGGCCACCATCCACACCTCGCCCCGGCGGGGCCCGGCGGTCAGCAGGAGCCAGAACGACAGCCCGTCCTCGGACCCGGGCACCACGGAACCCTGGTTGTACGCGGCGTCGGTCCGCGGGTCGTCGTCCGGATCGACGGTCTCGTCGTCCTCCCAGACCCAGGCGGCGTCCAGCGGGAACGGCTCGCCCGGCTGCCGCGGCCCGAGGTCGGGCCAGCTGTCAGGCAGCCACCCGAGCGGCTGGAGCCCGCCGTCCGCGGCGGGACCGAGGCCCGAGCCGTTGCTCACCTCCGCGGCGAAGGTCCGGTACGGCTCCGGGAGCGCCACGCGGTGCTCCGCCTCCCACGCGGCAACGGCCTCCTGTCCGAGCGGGGGTTCGCGCCACTCGGGGGGAAAGGCGGCGCGCAGGAAGTCGAGGGTGGCGTCGGAGGGACGCGCGTCAACAACACTCACCCCCGCATGCTCCCACCCCTCCGGAGAACTGCGCCGTCCCGCGGCCCCACCCACTCCGGCAGGCGCCCCGCACGGCGGGACGGGCGGGTACAACCGGCTGCCGCGCCCACGTGGTCGCGCACCGCAGGCACACGACACGGAGGCCGCCCCCGTTGTGCCCACCGCTGCGGTGGGCACAGGACACGGGGCCCGCCTCCGTTGTGGGCAGGCGCCCCGCAGGGCGGGACGGGTGGGCACAACGGGGTGCCCCGCCCGGGAGGTTGCGCGCCTGTGCGACAGGCCCAGGACACGGGGCCCGCGCGGGGAGGGTGCGCGCCTGTGCGGCAGGCGCTGGGACCGGCATCCGGCACGTCCGCTGTGCCCACCCGTTCCGCCCCGGCGGGAGCGCATGCCCACGGCGGGGCGGACGCGCGCCGCAGCGCCCGCACGGGCGGCCGGGCCTACAGCGGAAACGGCCCGCAGGGCAGGGAGCGGCGGGTGCCTCTTAGCGGGTTGGCCCGTAGGGCGGTACGGCCTGACGGGTACGGCGACAAGGCAGCGCGGGACTGCGGCGGGCCGGGCCGCAGGAGCAGGCGCGGAACGCACGGGCCCCTAGGGCAGGGCGGATGCGGGCGCGGGGCCGCAGAGGTTCGTACGGGGTGGCCGACAGGCCAGGTGCGGGGCCTGAGGCGGGGACCCGCCGGGGTGGCCGGCAGGCCAGGGGCGGGCGCGTACAGGGCCGCAGGGAGTGAACCTACGGGGGAACTGACGGTTCGTCGGGGGGCCGGCTCGGGTGCGGGAGGGTGGGGCGGGCTCGCGCGGGGCCCGCGAAGGGCCCGCATCCGTGTGACGCGAGTCACGGAACTCGTTCGAGAAACCGCTTCACTTATCCCATCCCTACACCCGCCCCATTTAATACGTGCAATTGCACCCCCACAAACCCCCCACCCCCGCCCATAAAAAAGACCGCGCCGGACCCGGCGGAGTCCAGCGCGATCGGTGACGTCAGCCCGTTGGGGCGGGGTGTCGTCAGTGGTGCTCGGGGTGGGCGGACCGGGTTGGGGGACCCGGAAAAGCCCGGTCTACAGGGGTGTTCAGGCCTCGCTGCGCTGCTGCGGAATACCCGCGAGCAGCGCACGGACCTCTGCCTCGCGGTACCGGCGGTGTCCACCCAGCGTGCGGATGGACGTGAGCTTGCCGGCCTTCGCCCAGCGGGTCACCGTCTTCGGGTCCACGCGGAACATCGTGGCAACCTCAGCGGGGGTCAGCAGCGGCTCAGCATCAGGGGTGCGAGCGGTCATGAGCGGCCTCCTCGGGAGAACCGACGTTCTCGGTTCTTTCCTCTAAATTCTGCACCTTGACCCGCGTTGCCCGAAATGGCGGACGCGGGCCGAGTCGGTTATAGGACGAACGGCTTGTCCTCGGCACTACAACTACACCATCTGTCCAGCCACGTTCGGCCAAACCGATGGAATTGCC
This genomic window from Streptomyces thermolilacinus SPC6 contains:
- the bldC gene encoding developmental transcriptional regulator BldC; translated protein: MTARTPDAEPLLTPAEVATMFRVDPKTVTRWAKAGKLTSIRTLGGHRRYREAEVRALLAGIPQQRSEA
- a CDS encoding chloramphenicol phosphotransferase CPT family protein, with protein sequence MGVKQGAHAASGRGGLIVFLNGTSSSGKSSIARELLGVLDGPYFHLPVDAFHAMRSRREVPPEELPGVLRRTWAGFHRAVAGMAAAGNNVVVDHVLSEEWRLLDCLDLFDARDVVLVGVRCSPEELQRRERERGDRPAGLAARQLQRVHAHGLYDIECDTTTVSPLDCARRISAFLPRRPQPTAFQQLRTRLLPDR